One Budorcas taxicolor isolate Tak-1 chromosome 13, Takin1.1, whole genome shotgun sequence DNA window includes the following coding sequences:
- the MYBL2 gene encoding myb-related protein B: MSRRTRGEELDELHYQDTDSDVPEQRDSKCKVKWTQEEDEQLKALVKQFGQQDWKFLASHFPNRTDQQCQYRWLRVLNPDLVKGPWTKEEDQKVIELVKKYGTKQWTLIAKHLKGRLGKQCRERWHNHLNPEVKKSCWTEEEDRIICEAHKVLGNRWAEIAKMLPGRTDNAVKNHWNSTIKRKVDTGGFLSESRDSKPPMYLLLELEDKDGRQSAPSSEGQGSVVTSWPPAFPALKEEESSEEEVTAAAPAQEQEPVPAELDGVRTPEPLEDFPKREDQEGSSPETSLPYKWVVEAANLLIPAVESGLSEALDLIESDPDAWCDLSKFDLPEEPSAEGSLVGSPGQSQAWQQQPAPPRPAAAAAPSVTEYRLDGHTISDLSRSSRGELIPISPSTDVGGLGVGTPPSVLKRQKKRRVALSPVTENSASLSFLDSCNSLTPKSTPVKTLPFSPSQFLNFWNKQDALELESPSLTSTPVCSQKVVVTTPLHRDKTPLHQKHAAFVTPDQKYSMDNTPHTPTPFKNALEKYGPLKPLPQTPHLEEDLKEVLRSEAGIELIIEDEVRPEKQKRKAGMRRSPIKKVRKSLALDIVDEDVKLMMSTLPKPTSILAAGSSGLTPSGSREDSSLLNEGFLQAKPEKPAAPKPRGHFATPAPMTSAWKTVACGGTRDQLFMQEKARQLLGRLKPSHTSRTLILS; this comes from the exons GACGAGCAGCTGAAGGCCCTGGTGAAACAGTTTGGACAGCAAGACTGGAAGTTCCTGGCCAGCCACTTTCCC AACCGCACTGACCAGCAGTGCCAGTATCGGTGGCTGAGGGTCTTGAATCCAGACCTCGTCAAAGGGCCATGGACCAAAGAGGAGGACCAGAAG GTCATCGAGCTGGTCAAGAAGTATGGCACGAAGCAGTGGACGCTGATTGCCAAGCACCTGAAGGGCCGGCTGGGCAAGCAGTGCCGTGAGCGCTGGCACAACCACCTCAACCCTGAGGTGAAGAAGTCCTGCTGGACGGAGGAGGAGGACCGCATCATCTGCGAGGCCCACAAGGTGCTGGGCAACCGCTGGGCCGAGATCGCCAAGATGCTGCCGGGGAG GACGGACAATGCTGTGAAGAATCACTGGAACTCCACCATCAAGAGGAAGGTGGACACGGGAGGCTTCCTGAGTGAGTCCAGAGACAGCAAGCCCCCCATGTACTTGCTGCTGGAGCTGGAGGACAAGGACGGCCGCCAGAGTGCCCCCTCCTCGGAAGGCCAG GGAAGTGTCGTGACCAGCTGGCCTCCGGCATTCCCTGCCCTGAAGGAAGAGGAGAGCAGCGAGGAGGAGGTCACAGCGGCCGCCCCCGCCCAGGAGCAGGAGCCTGTGCCCGCGGAGCTGGACGGAGTGCGGACCCCAGAGCCCCTGGAGGACTTCCCCAAGCGTGAAGACCAGGAAGGCTCCTCGCCGGAGACCAGCCTGCCCTACAAGTGGGTGGTGGAGGCTGCCAACCTCCTCATCCCGGCTGTGGAGTCCGGCCTCTCAGAAGCCCTGGACTTGATTGAGTCG GACCCTGACGCGTGGTGTGACCTGAGTAAGTTTGACCTCCCCGAGGAGCCATCAGCTGAGGGCAGCCTCGTGGGCAGCCCAGGGCAGTCCCAAGCCTGGCAGCAGCAGCCCGCGCCACCCCGGCCAGCTGCTGCTGCCGCGCCCAGCGTGACCGAGTACCGCCTGGACGGCCACACCATCTCTGACCTGAGCCGCAGCAGCCGGGGCGAGCTGATCCCCATCTCCCCCAGCACTGACGTGGGGGGCTTGGGTGTGGGCACACCGCCCTCCGTGCTCAAGCGGCAGAAGAAGAGGCGTGTCGCCCTGTCCCCCGTCACAGAGAACAGTGCCAGCCTGTCCTTCCTGGACTCCTGCAACAGCCTCACCCCGAAGAGCACGCCCGTCAAgacccttcccttctctccctcccag TTTTTGAACTTCTGGAATAAACAGGACGCACTGGAACTGGAGAGCCCTTCGCTGACATCCACCCCCGTGTGCAGCCAGAAGGTGGTGGTCACCACGCCACTGCACCGGGACAAGACGCCCCTGCACCAGAAGCACGCTGC GTTTGTAACCCCAGATCAGAAGTACTCCATGGACAACACTCCCCACACGCCAACCCCATTCAAGAACGCCCTTGAGAAGTACGGACCACTAAAGCCCCTG ccccagacCCCCCACCTGGAGGAGGACTTGAAGGAGGTGCTACGCTCCGAGGCCGGCATCGAGCTCATCATCGAGGACGAAGTGAGGCCCGAGAAGCAGAAGAGGAAGGCCGGG ATGCGGCGAAGCCCCATTAAGAAAGTCCGCAAGTCCCTGGCTCTTGACATCGTAGATGAGGACGTGAAGCTGATGATGTCCACGTTGCCCAAG CCGACCAGCATCCTCGCAGCGGGCTCCTCGGGCCTCACCCCATCGGGCAGCAGAGAGGACAGCAGCCTGCTGAACGAGGGCTTCCTGCAGGCCAAGCCCGAGAAGCCGGCAGCCCCGAAGCCCCGGGGCCACTTTGCAACCCCTGCCCCT ATGACCAGCGCCTGGAAGACGGTAGCCTGCGGGGGCACCAGGGACCAGCTGTTCATGCAGGAGAAAGCCCGGCAGCTCCTGGGTCGCCTGAAGCCCAGCCACACGTCTCGGACCCTCATCTTGTCTTAG
- the GTSF1L gene encoding gametocyte-specific factor 1-like, which translates to MEPEALEICPYNPHHRIPLSRFQYHLASCRRKNPKKAKKMASCKYNACHVVPIKKLEEHEAACVNRSTVEEEDSLSPLKINLPNAGQKGNRDASPSFIPQKLVCESDTRESETDHHTPSLTAPLEIIRPGE; encoded by the exons ATGGAGCCAGAAGCCTTAGAAATTTGCCCTTACAACCCTCACCACCGAATCCCACTCAGCAGATTTCAGTACCACCTGGCATCATGCCGGAGAAAGAACCCTAAGAAAGCCAAAAAGATGGCCAGCTGCAAATACAACGCCTGTCACGTGGTCCCCATCAAGAAGCTGGAGGAGCACGAGGCTGCCTGTGTCAACAGAAGCACAGTGGAGGAAGAGGACAGCCTGAGTCCCCTGAAGATCAACCTTCCAAATGCCGGGCAGAAGGGCAACAGAGATGCCTCTCCG TCTTTCATTCCCCAGAAGCTTGTTTGCGAAAGCGACACCAGAGAGTCAGAGACAGACCACCACACCCCATCCCTGACCGCCCCCCTAGAAATCATCAGACCGGGAGAGTGA